The sequence CCATCGTTTGCACTTGGCGCTTCTCCGCGCCGCCGTAGCCGGTGACGGCCTGCTTGACCTCCAACGGCGTGTACTCACTCACCGGCAGGCGCCCTTCGGCCAAGGCCAGCAGCGCGGCGCCGCGCGCCTGGCCGACCGAGAGGGCGGTGCGCACGTTCTTCTGGAAAAACAGACTCTCCACCGCCGCCGATTCGGGCGCATGGAGAGCGAAGATTTGGATCAGGCGGTCGTGCAGTTCCAGCAGGCGCAACGGCATCGGCATATCGGCCGGCGTGCATATCGTCCCGAAGGCGATCGGGGTCAGCCGGCCGGCGTTTTCCTCGATCACCCCGTATCCGGTGGTGGCGGTTCCAGGATCGATTCCGACGACGCGCATGCACCTCCCCGCCTAGGCGGCGGTTTCCATCGCCGCCACCGCTTCGTCGGTCACGAGCAGGTTGGAATACACCGTGTTCACGTCGTCCAGCTCCTCGAGCTGTTCGATGACCTTCATTACCTGGACGGCCTTTTCGGCGTTCAGCTCGGTGTGCTGGTTGGGCTCCATCCGCAGGGTGGATTCTTCCGGGGC is a genomic window of Anaerolineales bacterium containing:
- the ruvC gene encoding crossover junction endodeoxyribonuclease RuvC, coding for MRVVGIDPGTATTGYGVIEENAGRLTPIAFGTICTPADMPMPLRLLELHDRLIQIFALHAPESAAVESLFFQKNVRTALSVGQARGAALLALAEGRLPVSEYTPLEVKQAVTGYGGAEKRQVQTMVRTLLRLAEIPRPDDAADALAVAICHAHSYKIARIAEAG